A region of Streptomyces deccanensis DNA encodes the following proteins:
- a CDS encoding TldD/PmbA family protein — MPHSIDEAFTALPLRALADAALARARALGADHADFRFERVRSASWRLRDAKPAGSSDTTDLGYAVRVVHGGTWGFASGVDLTMDAAAKVASQAVAMAKLSAQVIKAAGSDERVELADEPVHAEKTWVSSYEIDPFTIPDEEKTALLTEWSTRLLAADGVNHVDASLLTVHENKFYADTAGTVTTQQRVRLHPSLTAVSVDESSGEFDSMRTLAPPVGRGWEYLTGTGWDWDDELARIPELLAEKMRAPSVEAGVYDLVVDPSNLWLTIHESIGHATELDRALGYEAAYAGTSFATFDKLNKLKYGSELMNVTGDRTAEHGLATIGYDDEGVAGQSWDLVRDGTLVGYQLDRRIAKLTGLGRSNGCAYADSPGHVPVQRMANVSLKPDPAGMSTEDLIGGVDRGVYVVGDRSWSIDMQRYNFQFTGQRFFKIENGRITGQLRDVAYQATTTDFWGSMAAVGGPQTYVLGGAFNCGKAQPGQVAAVSHGCPSALFKGVNILNTTQEAGR, encoded by the coding sequence GTGCCTCATTCCATCGACGAAGCCTTCACGGCACTACCACTGAGGGCGCTCGCCGACGCCGCGCTCGCCCGCGCGCGGGCCCTCGGCGCCGATCACGCCGACTTCCGGTTCGAGCGGGTGCGCAGCGCGTCCTGGCGGCTCAGGGACGCGAAGCCGGCCGGGTCGTCGGACACCACCGACCTCGGGTACGCGGTGCGGGTGGTGCACGGCGGGACCTGGGGGTTCGCGTCCGGGGTGGATCTGACGATGGACGCCGCCGCCAAGGTCGCCTCGCAGGCCGTGGCCATGGCCAAGCTGTCCGCGCAGGTCATCAAGGCGGCCGGGTCGGACGAGCGGGTGGAGCTGGCGGACGAGCCGGTGCACGCGGAGAAGACCTGGGTCTCCTCCTACGAGATCGACCCGTTCACCATCCCCGACGAGGAGAAGACCGCGCTGCTCACGGAGTGGAGCACGCGGCTGCTGGCGGCCGACGGGGTCAACCATGTCGACGCCTCGCTGCTCACGGTCCACGAGAACAAGTTCTACGCCGACACCGCCGGGACCGTGACCACCCAGCAGCGCGTACGGCTGCACCCGTCGCTGACCGCCGTGTCCGTCGACGAGTCCAGCGGCGAGTTCGACTCGATGCGGACGCTGGCGCCGCCGGTCGGGCGCGGCTGGGAGTACCTGACGGGCACCGGCTGGGACTGGGACGACGAGTTGGCCCGCATCCCCGAGCTGCTCGCCGAGAAGATGCGGGCACCGAGCGTCGAGGCGGGCGTCTACGACCTGGTCGTGGACCCGTCCAACCTGTGGCTGACCATCCACGAGTCCATCGGGCATGCGACAGAGCTGGACCGTGCCCTCGGGTACGAGGCCGCCTACGCCGGTACGTCCTTCGCCACCTTCGACAAGCTGAACAAGCTGAAGTACGGCTCCGAGCTGATGAACGTCACCGGTGACCGCACCGCCGAGCACGGTCTGGCGACCATCGGATACGACGACGAGGGCGTGGCGGGCCAGAGCTGGGACCTCGTCCGGGACGGCACCCTCGTCGGCTACCAACTCGACCGCCGCATCGCGAAGTTGACGGGCCTCGGCCGGTCGAACGGGTGCGCCTACGCCGACTCCCCCGGGCACGTACCGGTGCAGCGCATGGCCAATGTGTCGCTGAAGCCGGATCCGGCGGGGATGTCGACGGAGGATCTGATCGGCGGGGTCGACCGGGGTGTCTACGTCGTCGGGGACCGGTCCTGGTCCATCGACATGCAGCGGTACAACTTCCAGTTCACCGGGCAGCGGTTCTTCAAGATCGAGAACGGGCGGATCACCGGGCAGTTGCGGGACGTCGCCTATCAGGCGACCACGACCGACTTCTGGGGATCCATGGCGGCCGTGGGCGGGCCGCAGACCTATGTCCTGGGCGGGGCGTTCAACTGTGGCAAGGCCCAGCCGGGCCAGGTCGCCGCGGTGTCGCACGGCTGCCCCTCCGCCCTCTTCAAGGGCGTCAACATTCTGAACACCACGCAGGAGGCCGGTCGATGA
- the fabI gene encoding enoyl-ACP reductase FabI — translation MSGILEGKRVLITGVLMESSIAFHTAKLAQEQGAEIILTAFPRPTLTERIAKKLPKPTKVIELDVTNDEHLGRLADIVGEELGGLDGVVHSIGFAPQDALGGNFLNTPFESVATAMHVSAYSLKSLTMACLPLMQNGGSVVGLTFDAKFAWPQYDWMGPAKAALEATSRYVARDLGKQNIRCNLVSAGPLASMAAKSIPGFGELAAVWDDRSPLEWDLKDPEPAGRGVVALLSDWFPKTTGEIIHVDGGLHAIGA, via the coding sequence ATGAGCGGAATCCTCGAGGGCAAGCGCGTCCTGATCACCGGTGTGCTGATGGAGTCCTCCATCGCCTTCCACACCGCCAAGCTGGCCCAGGAGCAGGGCGCCGAGATCATCCTCACGGCCTTCCCCCGGCCCACGCTGACCGAGCGCATCGCCAAGAAGCTCCCCAAGCCCACCAAGGTCATCGAGCTCGACGTCACCAACGACGAGCACCTCGGGCGCCTGGCCGACATCGTCGGCGAGGAGCTGGGCGGTCTGGACGGCGTCGTCCACTCCATCGGCTTCGCGCCGCAGGACGCCCTTGGCGGCAACTTCCTGAACACGCCCTTCGAGTCCGTCGCCACCGCGATGCACGTCTCGGCGTACTCCCTGAAGTCGCTCACCATGGCCTGCCTGCCGCTGATGCAGAACGGCGGCTCGGTCGTCGGTCTGACGTTCGACGCGAAGTTCGCCTGGCCGCAGTACGACTGGATGGGTCCGGCCAAGGCCGCCCTGGAGGCCACCAGCCGCTACGTCGCCCGTGACCTGGGCAAGCAGAACATTCGCTGCAACCTCGTCTCCGCCGGCCCTCTCGCCTCCATGGCCGCCAAGTCCATCCCGGGCTTCGGCGAGCTGGCCGCCGTGTGGGACGACCGTTCGCCGCTGGAGTGGGACCTCAAGGACCCCGAGCCGGCCGGCCGCGGTGTCGTCGCGCTGCTCAGCGACTGGTTCCCCAAGACCACCGGCGAGATCATCCACGTGGACGGCGGGCTGCACGCGATCGGCGCCTGA
- the fabG gene encoding 3-oxoacyl-[acyl-carrier-protein] reductase, whose product MSRSVLVTGGNRGIGLAIARAFADAGDKVAITYRSGEPPAALTELGCLAVKCDITDPEQVEQAYKEIEAEHGPVEVLIANAGVTKDQLLMRMSEEDFTSVIDTNLTGTFRVVKRANRGMLRAKKGRVVLISSVVGLYGSPGQANYAASKAALVGFARSLARELGSRNITFNVVAPGFVDTDMTKVLTDEQRAGIVKQVPLGRYAQPEEIAATVRFLTSDDASYITGAVIPVDGGLGMGH is encoded by the coding sequence TTGAGCCGCTCGGTTCTCGTCACCGGAGGCAACCGGGGCATCGGCCTCGCCATCGCCCGCGCGTTCGCCGACGCCGGCGACAAGGTCGCCATCACCTACCGCTCGGGGGAGCCGCCGGCCGCCCTAACAGAATTGGGCTGCCTGGCCGTCAAGTGCGACATCACCGACCCCGAGCAGGTGGAGCAGGCCTACAAGGAGATCGAGGCCGAGCACGGCCCGGTCGAGGTGCTGATCGCCAACGCCGGCGTCACCAAGGACCAGCTCCTGATGCGCATGTCCGAGGAGGACTTCACCTCGGTCATCGACACCAACCTCACCGGCACCTTCCGCGTCGTCAAGCGCGCCAACCGCGGCATGCTGCGCGCCAAGAAGGGCCGCGTCGTCCTCATTTCCTCGGTCGTGGGCCTCTACGGCTCGCCCGGCCAGGCCAACTACGCCGCCTCCAAGGCCGCCCTGGTCGGCTTCGCGCGCTCCCTCGCCCGTGAGCTGGGCTCGCGCAACATCACCTTCAACGTCGTCGCCCCCGGCTTCGTCGACACCGACATGACCAAGGTGCTCACCGACGAGCAGCGCGCGGGCATCGTGAAGCAGGTGCCGCTCGGTCGTTACGCGCAGCCCGAGGAGATCGCCGCGACGGTGCGGTTCCTCACCTCGGACGACGCCTCGTACATCACTGGAGCCGTCATCCCCGTAGACGGCGGACTGGGAATGGGTCACTGA